From Roseateles sp. SL47:
TTGAATAACTGACAGTCGTCAAGGTGGCTTGGCGGGACCCTCACGTTTGAAACGCTGTCCGCGTTCAGCCTGAGGTGGCTCGGCAAGACGCTCACCATGCGGCTTCCAGACGCGCCACTCCATAGGGCTTGAGCAGGCTGAGCACGCCCAGTGCGGCCCGTAGCAGCGCGATCTCCGAGCTGGACAGCGTTGCCCAGCAGAACGCAGCGCTGGACGAGGAATGGACCGCCTCTGCCGTGAGCCTGCGGCAGGTCGCGATGGAGCAAACCCGCAACGTCGAGGCCTTCAGCCTGGGGCGTGACGCCTGATCGGCTGACCAGCCACGGTCAGCCCCGGCGCGGGCTCTGTCGCAGTAAGCGCCGCTAACAAAGATCTGGCAATGTGCGACGACAGATGACGCGACAGGCCAAGCTCAACAGCGCTACTGGCTGCAATCTCTATCTACCAGCCGGGACCAGCGCTCCGGGTGGCAGGAAGAATCCAAGCGGATCAACCAGCTGCTCAGATGGCGTAGTTCAGAGGCAGAGCCGTGGTGCACTTGATCTGTTCCATGGCGAAGCTGGAACTGACGTCGAACAGGTCATTTCCCGCTATCAACCGCTTGTACACACCGTCGTAGGCCTGGATGTCCGGCACTACCACGCGCAGCAGGTAATCGATGTCACCGCTCATCCTGTAGAACTCGACCACCTCCGGAATTGCCTCACAGGTAGCGCGAAAGCGCTCGAACCATGTTTGGGTGTGTACCGAGGTCTTGATGTTGACGATCACCGTTACGCCAACATTGACGCTGGCTGCGTCCACTAGCGCCACCTGTGCGGTGATCACGCCTTCGTCCTTCAGACGCTGCAGACGGCGCCAGCACGGCGTGTTGGACAGCCCGACAGCCTCCGCTAGTTGGGCCAGTGGCGTCGTGGCGTCACGCTGGACGATCTCAAGCAATTTGCAGTCGATCGCGTCGAGGGGGGCGGGTCTTTTCACGGTGGATGACGTCTGTCTATGACCTAGCAATTATGCGCTGCTGATTTGGCAGAAGGGGCAATCGATGCTCAAAGATCAGGGACCCATGGAATTCATTTCTCCTGCTCGTGCTTCACACGTGTCCGTTGAGAAACCGTTTCCAGCGCCTTTTCTCGACAATGCCCTGCATGCAAATCCAAGTTGACGATCGTGTGACAACCGCCGCGCTGCTGCGAGCGCCGGCGGTTGCTTGGCGGTTGCTGTGCATGGTCGCTGCTGTCATGGCGCTCGTCGCGAACTCGATCAATGGCATCTGTTCAGCACTGCGCTTGGCGTGGGCAGCGTTGCAGCAAGGTCAGGTACCGGTCGGTGAACATGGTCATGCCGACTCCGAGGCTCTGCTTCATACCCCTGGGTTGCAGCAATTGACCGACTTTGCCTCTCATGACGCACCAGTGCTACCCCGCAAAGCGCAGGCCAGGGATGTGGTCCGGGTGCAGGGCAGCTTTGCAGAACATCAATGGCTGGCAGTGGAGTCTCTCGATTTGCCGCGTGAAGGCCGACAGTCATCGAACAACGCCGACTCCGAAGCGGTGCATCCGGATGAGCGAGATGCGCGATATGCACACGAACTGTGCCGTGGTGCGCAATGCCGCAATATGTGCTCACACATGCATCAATGTGGTGCATTCAGCCTGGGGCTTATCGGCTTCTTGAGCAGCAACG
This genomic window contains:
- a CDS encoding Lrp/AsnC family transcriptional regulator, which produces MKRPAPLDAIDCKLLEIVQRDATTPLAQLAEAVGLSNTPCWRRLQRLKDEGVITAQVALVDAASVNVGVTVIVNIKTSVHTQTWFERFRATCEAIPEVVEFYRMSGDIDYLLRVVVPDIQAYDGVYKRLIAGNDLFDVSSSFAMEQIKCTTALPLNYAI